From the genome of Verrucomicrobiia bacterium, one region includes:
- a CDS encoding lipoate--protein ligase family protein produces MNWYYINSGPGEAAFNMALDEALLEAVGALGAPVLRSYGWTQAAATFGYFQHHAEIEQLTPLRPLIRRPTGGGLVPHATDWTYSLAFPPQHEWHQLRAEDSYREVHEWIQRTFRQLQVATELAPCCRKTAPGQCFIGHEKFDLLWHGKKIAGAAQRRNKFGLLIQGSVQPPATGLMRSAWEEAMRVAAPRKVGWEPLHASGPLLARAEQLVAEKYAQAAYNRKR; encoded by the coding sequence ATGAACTGGTATTACATCAATTCGGGTCCTGGCGAAGCGGCGTTTAACATGGCGTTGGACGAGGCGTTGCTGGAAGCCGTCGGCGCGCTCGGTGCGCCGGTGTTGCGGAGCTACGGTTGGACGCAAGCCGCCGCCACGTTCGGTTACTTCCAACACCACGCTGAGATCGAGCAACTGACGCCGCTGCGCCCGTTGATCCGTCGGCCGACGGGTGGCGGGCTGGTGCCGCACGCGACGGATTGGACTTACAGTCTCGCTTTTCCGCCACAGCACGAATGGCATCAATTGCGGGCTGAAGATAGTTATCGCGAAGTTCACGAATGGATTCAGCGCACTTTCCGTCAGTTGCAGGTCGCCACGGAGTTGGCGCCGTGCTGTCGGAAAACCGCGCCGGGCCAATGTTTCATCGGGCATGAAAAATTCGATCTGCTCTGGCACGGCAAGAAGATTGCCGGGGCGGCGCAACGGCGGAACAAATTTGGTTTGCTGATTCAGGGTTCAGTGCAACCGCCGGCGACCGGGCTTATGCGATCCGCCTGGGAGGAGGCAATGCGAGTTGCGGCGCCGCGGAAGGTGGGTTGGGAGCCGTTGCACGCCAGCGGTCCGCTCCTGGCCCGCGCGGAACAATTGGTTGCGGAAAAGTATGCACAGGCGGCATACAACCGGAAGCGGTGA
- a CDS encoding AI-2E family transporter gives METETPNVPPAPPAPEPGAKPQTRALSYAARSSYLIMGLLFVAIAWLHVGTLLLSVLFGYFALRMFSFNRSKTLGVVLYLIAAVGIGYGLVVFSKRAYRTLPKIVNETIPAVVNFAEKQGIELPFTDYTSFKAMALKEANDSIANIGRYAHDVIWVVALLIIGLVAALSFFVNERWNVEDDPEAVKDNLYSTVARELILRFTTFYSSFARVIGAQIIISAINMALTAVFLIWNGFPHATVLIILAFLCGLLPILGNLLSNTLIIGVAFTMPDGPEMALFSLIFLVVIHKLEYFLNSKIIGDRIKNPMWLILVGIVLGEKLMGIPGMILAPVVLHYVKVEASRNKITTQGVETA, from the coding sequence ATGGAAACCGAAACGCCCAACGTCCCGCCCGCGCCGCCGGCTCCCGAGCCGGGCGCGAAGCCACAGACGCGGGCGCTGTCGTACGCCGCGCGGAGTTCGTATCTGATCATGGGGTTGCTGTTCGTGGCGATCGCCTGGTTGCATGTGGGCACCTTGTTGCTCTCGGTGTTGTTCGGATATTTCGCGCTGCGCATGTTCAGCTTCAATCGCAGCAAGACGCTTGGCGTGGTGCTCTACCTGATCGCCGCGGTCGGGATCGGTTACGGCCTGGTCGTCTTTTCCAAACGCGCCTACCGCACCCTGCCGAAGATTGTGAACGAGACGATCCCGGCGGTGGTGAACTTCGCCGAGAAGCAGGGTATCGAACTGCCCTTCACTGACTACACCAGCTTCAAAGCCATGGCGCTCAAGGAAGCCAACGACAGCATCGCCAACATCGGCCGGTACGCCCACGACGTCATCTGGGTGGTGGCGTTGTTGATCATCGGTCTGGTGGCGGCGTTGAGCTTTTTCGTCAATGAACGGTGGAACGTCGAGGACGATCCCGAGGCGGTGAAGGACAACTTGTACTCCACCGTGGCGCGGGAACTGATCCTCCGCTTCACCACTTTTTATTCCAGCTTCGCGCGCGTCATCGGTGCGCAAATCATCATCTCCGCCATCAACATGGCGTTGACGGCGGTCTTCCTGATCTGGAACGGATTTCCCCACGCCACGGTGTTGATCATCCTCGCCTTCCTTTGCGGATTACTGCCGATCCTCGGTAATCTGCTGAGCAACACTTTGATCATCGGCGTCGCCTTCACCATGCCCGATGGACCGGAGATGGCGCTCTTCTCCCTCATCTTTCTGGTGGTGATTCACAAACTCGAATACTTCCTGAACAGCAAAATCATCGGCGACCGCATCAAAAATCCGATGTGGCTGATCCTGGTGGGAATTGTCCTGGGCGAAAAACTCATGGGCATCCCCGGCATGATCCTTGCCCCGGTGGTGTTGCATTACGTCAAGGTGGAAGCCTCGCGCAACAAGATCACCACCCAGGGCGTCGAGACCGCCTGA
- a CDS encoding glycine--tRNA ligase codes for MEKIVSLCKRRGFIFQSSEIYGGINGFWDYGPLGAELKRNVKELWWNTMMREREDVAGLEATIIMSPKIWEASGHVSTFADPMSTCKQCKKLNRADQLCEEQGLTLGKDANGKYFFPPGAKCPNCNSADLTEPRPFNLMFKTHTGPVESDENIAYLRPETAQAIFAQFKNVLETSRQKIPFGIGQIGKAFRNEVTPRNYTFRSREFEQMELEFFIKPDEAIEAIHGSVATVPTTGHPGEPQPNWGWQAWHQYWVEERVRFYESIGLSRDTLSFHVQTPEELAHYARATTDILFKFPFSKRDEKGELKGEELEGIAARSDFDLSQHQRFSGKPMSVFDEELRNAWNRLPKEKQDALWQRYYENRKRYLTKTGVAEEAATRQATEDANALAKGNYLPHVVEPSAGVDRLILALITNAYTETVKTDPKGRSETIYVMKFHPRVAPIKVAVLPLLKNKPELVARARAVFQSLRHDMNCFYDESGSIGKRYARQDEAGTPYCVTIDFDTLGDNPEFRDTVTLRYRDDGRQERLKISALRDWLLDHLR; via the coding sequence ATGGAAAAAATCGTGTCGCTCTGCAAACGCCGGGGATTCATCTTTCAATCCTCGGAAATTTACGGCGGCATCAACGGGTTTTGGGATTACGGTCCGCTCGGCGCGGAACTCAAACGCAACGTCAAGGAACTTTGGTGGAACACCATGATGCGGGAACGTGAGGACGTCGCGGGCTTGGAGGCCACCATCATCATGTCGCCGAAGATTTGGGAAGCGAGCGGACACGTTTCCACCTTTGCCGATCCGATGAGCACTTGCAAACAATGCAAGAAGCTTAACCGGGCGGATCAGCTCTGCGAAGAACAAGGCCTCACGCTTGGCAAAGATGCGAACGGCAAATACTTTTTCCCGCCCGGAGCGAAATGTCCGAATTGCAATTCCGCCGACCTGACTGAGCCTCGTCCCTTCAACCTGATGTTCAAGACGCATACGGGGCCGGTGGAATCGGATGAGAATATCGCCTATCTCCGCCCGGAAACCGCGCAGGCGATTTTCGCGCAGTTCAAGAACGTACTCGAAACGTCGCGCCAGAAAATTCCGTTTGGCATCGGGCAGATCGGCAAGGCGTTCCGCAATGAGGTGACGCCGCGCAATTACACCTTCCGCTCGCGCGAGTTCGAGCAGATGGAACTGGAATTTTTCATCAAGCCGGATGAGGCGATTGAAGCCATCCACGGCAGCGTGGCGACCGTGCCCACCACCGGGCATCCCGGCGAACCGCAACCGAATTGGGGCTGGCAGGCATGGCATCAATACTGGGTCGAGGAACGCGTGCGCTTTTACGAAAGCATCGGGCTGTCGCGCGACACGCTCAGTTTTCACGTGCAGACACCGGAGGAGCTGGCGCATTACGCGCGGGCCACAACGGACATTCTGTTCAAATTCCCGTTCAGCAAGCGCGATGAAAAAGGCGAGTTGAAAGGTGAAGAACTTGAAGGCATCGCGGCGCGCAGTGATTTTGATTTGTCGCAACACCAGCGGTTCTCCGGCAAACCGATGAGCGTGTTCGATGAGGAATTGCGCAACGCCTGGAATCGGTTGCCGAAGGAAAAGCAGGACGCTCTCTGGCAGCGTTATTACGAGAATCGCAAGCGTTACCTCACCAAGACGGGCGTGGCGGAAGAGGCTGCGACCAGGCAGGCGACCGAGGACGCGAACGCGCTGGCGAAGGGCAATTACCTCCCGCACGTCGTCGAACCTTCGGCGGGAGTGGACCGCTTGATCCTCGCTCTCATCACCAACGCCTACACGGAAACGGTGAAGACGGACCCCAAAGGCCGGAGCGAGACGATCTACGTCATGAAGTTTCATCCGCGGGTCGCGCCCATCAAGGTGGCGGTCCTGCCACTGTTGAAAAACAAACCGGAACTTGTCGCCCGGGCGCGCGCGGTGTTTCAATCCCTGCGCCACGACATGAACTGCTTTTACGATGAAAGCGGCAGCATCGGCAAACGCTACGCCCGGCAGGATGAAGCCGGCACGCCTTACTGCGTGACGATTGATTTCGACACGTTGGGAGACAATCCCGAGTTCCGCGACACCGTGACGCTGCGTTACCGCGATGATGGCCGGCAGGAACGCCTGAAAATTTCGGCCTTGCGCGACTGGTTGCTGGATCATTTACGCTAA
- a CDS encoding metallophosphoesterase, translating to MKKLKINRRRFILAGLVLAPAAALADARWVEPHWLKLKKLRLTKALPAFRFVHFTDLHHKGDRSYGESMVKLINAQSPDFVCFTGDLIEEPEHLAEALEIIAQIKAPVFGVPGNHDYWAKVPFDKITEGFAATGGGWLLDQNVIIQNGTINLIGITCKSATQPAVPIQAGLKNILLMHYPAWVKKLGSQQFDVILAGHSHGGQVRLPFYGPIAIPFGVDEFDLGLFTTQNGPLYVNPGIGWFLSPLRFRCRPEITVIEI from the coding sequence ATGAAAAAGCTCAAGATTAATCGCCGCCGCTTCATCCTGGCGGGATTGGTCCTGGCCCCGGCAGCGGCGCTCGCCGACGCCCGCTGGGTGGAGCCGCACTGGTTGAAGTTAAAAAAGTTGCGGCTAACAAAAGCACTTCCTGCTTTCCGTTTTGTTCATTTCACCGATCTGCACCACAAAGGAGACCGAAGTTATGGTGAATCCATGGTCAAGCTGATCAACGCGCAATCTCCTGATTTTGTCTGCTTTACTGGCGATTTGATCGAGGAGCCGGAGCATCTGGCGGAAGCCTTGGAAATCATCGCTCAGATCAAAGCTCCGGTCTTTGGCGTTCCCGGCAATCATGACTATTGGGCTAAAGTCCCGTTTGACAAGATCACAGAAGGTTTCGCGGCCACCGGGGGCGGTTGGTTGCTGGATCAAAATGTCATCATCCAAAACGGAACCATCAATCTTATCGGGATCACCTGCAAAAGCGCCACTCAACCGGCTGTGCCGATTCAAGCCGGGTTGAAAAATATTCTGCTCATGCATTATCCGGCGTGGGTCAAAAAACTGGGATCACAACAGTTTGATGTGATTCTGGCCGGACATTCACATGGCGGCCAAGTCCGCCTTCCCTTCTATGGCCCGATCGCCATTCCTTTCGGCGTTGATGAATTTGATTTGGGACTGTTTACCACCCAAAACGGACCACTTTATGTCAATCCGGGAATCGGTTGGTTTCTATCTCCGCTCCGCTTCCGGTGTCGCCCGGAAATCACCGTGATTGAAATCTGA
- a CDS encoding menaquinone biosynthesis protein, whose protein sequence is MADEITKLRLAADNPIVSAKWLEREEAIAQREREFGPHSLLGHFRVGSVRALNAVPLTRGLENEIIYDVPARLAQALERNELDAALVSVVAALFHDRYDILDGVAVASLGEVKSVFMAHRKPLTELREVFCDPASLSSVTLLKVLLAERGLRPVYRPLENYAAASEKDFVLLIGDPALDFYFANQARPTHEIFDLGTEWLALTNLPFVYAVWALRRGVHTPELRRQLHAARDFGLDTLDHLINSRPEYTRDFRKDYLGWHIHYHLAADEKRGLAKFIELLRKHEFGPIYEPQFIW, encoded by the coding sequence ATGGCGGATGAAATCACAAAATTACGGCTGGCGGCGGACAATCCAATCGTCAGCGCGAAATGGCTGGAACGCGAGGAAGCCATTGCGCAGCGCGAACGCGAGTTCGGTCCCCACAGCTTGCTCGGGCACTTCCGCGTCGGTTCGGTGCGGGCTTTGAATGCCGTGCCGCTGACGCGTGGCCTGGAGAATGAAATCATTTATGACGTGCCCGCCAGACTCGCGCAAGCGTTGGAGCGCAACGAGCTGGATGCCGCCTTGGTCAGCGTGGTCGCGGCGCTGTTCCACGATCGTTATGACATCCTCGATGGCGTCGCGGTGGCGTCGTTGGGCGAGGTCAAAAGCGTGTTCATGGCACACCGGAAGCCGCTGACGGAACTGCGCGAGGTCTTTTGCGATCCGGCATCGCTTTCCAGTGTCACCCTGTTGAAAGTGCTGCTGGCCGAGCGGGGGCTGCGACCGGTTTATCGGCCGTTGGAAAATTATGCCGCGGCTTCGGAAAAAGATTTTGTGCTGTTGATCGGCGATCCGGCCCTGGATTTTTATTTTGCCAATCAAGCCCGGCCGACCCACGAGATTTTCGATCTGGGTACGGAATGGCTGGCGTTGACCAATCTGCCCTTTGTCTATGCGGTGTGGGCGCTGCGGCGCGGCGTGCATACGCCGGAGTTGCGGCGGCAACTCCACGCGGCGCGGGACTTTGGTCTCGACACGCTGGATCACCTCATCAACAGCCGACCGGAGTACACCCGGGATTTTCGGAAGGATTATCTGGGCTGGCACATTCACTATCATCTGGCGGCGGATGAGAAGCGTGGCCTCGCGAAATTCATCGAGTTGTTGCGCAAACATGAATTTGGTCCCATATACGAACCGCAGTTCATCTGGTAG
- the rpiB gene encoding ribose 5-phosphate isomerase B has translation MKIAIGSDHAGFAYKEKIKALLLSLGHEVKDFGTTSETPVDYPTFIRPTATAVARGECERGIVLGGSGNGEAIVANKVHGVRCALCWSLDTARWAREHNDANVLSIGERTIPSELALQIVRLWLETEFAGGRHIARVRAIEP, from the coding sequence ATGAAAATTGCCATTGGCTCGGATCACGCCGGTTTTGCTTACAAGGAAAAGATCAAAGCGTTGCTGCTCAGTCTGGGGCACGAGGTCAAAGATTTCGGCACGACCAGCGAAACCCCGGTGGATTATCCGACCTTTATTCGACCGACGGCGACCGCGGTGGCGCGCGGCGAATGTGAGCGGGGCATCGTGCTGGGCGGCTCCGGCAACGGTGAGGCGATCGTGGCCAACAAAGTGCATGGGGTTCGTTGCGCGCTTTGTTGGAGTTTGGATACCGCCCGCTGGGCGCGCGAACATAATGACGCGAATGTGCTTTCGATTGGCGAGCGCACCATTCCGTCGGAACTGGCGTTGCAAATTGTCCGGCTCTGGCTGGAAACCGAATTCGCGGGCGGGCGGCATATTGCCCGCGTGCGAGCCATCGAACCGTAA
- a CDS encoding sugar phosphate isomerase/epimerase, which yields MKRAILLVSIFTLLLPASAPAAAGTGDSFKGPLGLQLYSLRDSFSKDVPGTLKKVHDFGFRTVELAGNYGKTPEEFSALLKANGLKAVAGHFSFETFRDNPEAIAKEAKTLGLEWAGTAWAPHSGQVTEAWAHETAKIFNHAGEVLARHGIKFFYHNHGYEFVPLADGTVFDVLVRETKPGLVYFEMDVMWTVFPGQDPAKLMEKYPDRWGLMHVKDLKKGVSTGSLAGSTDVRNDVVLGTGQTDWVALLRAAQKAGVKHYFIEDESPSVLEQIPQSLKFLENVKF from the coding sequence ATGAAACGCGCCATTTTATTGGTTTCCATTTTCACCCTGTTACTTCCCGCCTCCGCGCCCGCCGCCGCCGGCACCGGGGACAGCTTCAAAGGGCCGCTGGGATTGCAGCTTTACAGTCTGCGCGACTCGTTCAGCAAGGACGTTCCGGGCACCCTGAAGAAAGTCCACGACTTTGGTTTTCGCACCGTGGAACTGGCGGGCAATTACGGGAAGACGCCGGAAGAATTCAGCGCCCTGCTCAAAGCGAATGGCTTGAAGGCCGTGGCGGGACATTTCAGCTTCGAAACTTTCCGGGACAACCCCGAAGCCATCGCGAAGGAAGCGAAAACGCTGGGCCTGGAATGGGCGGGCACGGCTTGGGCGCCGCACTCGGGACAAGTCACTGAGGCTTGGGCGCACGAAACCGCCAAAATCTTCAATCACGCGGGCGAAGTGCTGGCGCGACATGGCATCAAATTTTTCTATCACAACCACGGATACGAGTTTGTGCCGCTGGCGGACGGCACGGTGTTCGATGTGCTGGTGCGCGAAACCAAACCGGGACTGGTTTATTTTGAAATGGACGTCATGTGGACCGTGTTTCCCGGACAGGACCCCGCCAAGTTGATGGAAAAGTATCCCGATCGCTGGGGGCTGATGCACGTCAAGGATTTGAAAAAGGGCGTTTCCACCGGTTCGTTGGCCGGCAGCACGGATGTCCGTAACGACGTGGTGTTGGGTACCGGTCAAACGGATTGGGTCGCTCTCCTCCGCGCCGCGCAAAAAGCCGGTGTGAAACATTACTTCATTGAAGACGAATCGCCCTCCGTGCTGGAACAAATTCCGCAAAGCTTGAAATTCCTGGAGAACGTGAAGTTCTAA
- a CDS encoding DUF58 domain-containing protein: protein MMNLFLRVLYVGYRAYTRITYWTKRRFTIVGQAVLGATVVALVASTDSDNAVGYQAFMPLALVVGSALLFGSRWGFRPHFAVERRLPKLATVGHPLTYQVRIKNLTARRQVGLTLIEDLADPRPPFTEWRDYKLDEDKHVRPFRFDRQRYRSPFKYATLRECEVPPTDPQQEQELNFVLHPLRRGLIRFEGFTLGRADPFGIFRALQRQALPQSILVLPRRYEIPPVALPGTRQYQQGGVTLASHIGQSEEFVALRDYQQGDPLRHIHWRSWAKVDRPIVKEFEDEFFVRHALILDTFTPRPYSDGFEEAVSVAASFACTALTQESLLDLLFVGAAAYSFTAGRGLAHADQMLEILAAVQPCRTPTFTQLEQLVLGHAPMVSGCICVLLAWDEVRQRFIEKLRTLGLPVWVFVIRAATETAPLEPGPMRDAPECLRALTVGRVQEQLAELT from the coding sequence ATGATGAACCTGTTCCTGCGCGTTTTGTATGTGGGTTACCGGGCGTACACCCGGATCACTTACTGGACCAAACGCCGGTTCACCATCGTCGGCCAGGCCGTTTTGGGAGCGACGGTGGTGGCGCTGGTCGCCTCGACGGATTCGGACAACGCGGTTGGTTATCAAGCGTTCATGCCATTGGCGCTCGTTGTGGGCAGCGCGCTGCTCTTTGGCAGTCGCTGGGGGTTTCGACCGCATTTCGCCGTGGAACGGCGCCTGCCCAAACTGGCCACGGTGGGCCATCCGCTCACCTACCAGGTCCGGATCAAGAACCTCACCGCGCGGCGGCAGGTGGGACTGACGCTGATTGAGGATTTGGCGGACCCGCGACCGCCCTTCACCGAGTGGCGCGACTACAAATTGGATGAGGATAAACATGTGCGCCCGTTCCGATTCGATCGGCAGCGCTATCGCTCGCCGTTCAAGTATGCCACGCTCCGCGAGTGTGAAGTGCCGCCCACGGACCCGCAGCAGGAACAGGAATTGAATTTCGTATTGCATCCGTTGCGGCGCGGTTTGATCCGCTTTGAAGGTTTCACCCTTGGCCGTGCCGATCCGTTCGGAATTTTTCGCGCCTTGCAACGACAGGCGTTGCCCCAATCCATCCTGGTGTTGCCGCGACGCTATGAGATTCCACCCGTGGCTTTGCCGGGTACGCGGCAGTATCAGCAAGGCGGCGTCACGCTCGCTTCGCACATCGGCCAAAGCGAGGAATTTGTGGCGCTGCGCGACTATCAGCAGGGCGATCCCTTGCGGCATATCCACTGGCGTTCCTGGGCCAAGGTGGATCGCCCCATCGTGAAGGAATTTGAGGACGAATTTTTCGTGCGGCACGCGCTGATTCTCGACACGTTCACACCGCGACCTTACAGCGACGGATTCGAGGAAGCCGTCTCGGTGGCGGCCTCATTCGCCTGCACCGCTTTGACGCAGGAATCCCTGTTGGACCTGCTGTTTGTCGGCGCCGCAGCGTACAGTTTCACCGCCGGTCGCGGCCTGGCGCACGCGGATCAGATGTTGGAAATTCTGGCGGCGGTGCAACCGTGCCGGACGCCAACCTTCACGCAGTTGGAGCAGTTGGTGCTGGGACACGCGCCGATGGTCAGTGGCTGTATCTGCGTTTTGCTGGCATGGGATGAAGTGCGACAACGATTCATTGAAAAACTCCGAACCCTGGGCCTCCCGGTTTGGGTGTTCGTCATCCGAGCGGCGACGGAAACCGCGCCGCTCGAACCGGGGCCGATGCGCGACGCACCGGAATGTTTGCGCGCCCTGACCGTGGGGCGGGTGCAGGAACAACTCGCTGAACTGACATGA
- a CDS encoding MFS transporter — protein sequence MNPQTLATIGLIIGIFLEALEGTVVATAMPAIVNDLGSPHLYALPFSIYLLTQTVSSPLWGRVSDSVSRKRLYLIGVILFLIGSGLSGAAHNMPWLITMRVIQGLGAGCVLTLTFTLIGGMYALHQRARVQGYISGVWGIAGLLGPLTGGLIVDHVSWRWVFYLNVPFGLVALVLCGLFLREKTSPRQAFRLDWPGTIFLILGVGLLVWGLDQKFLGMIIVGGPGILLALPFELRHPAPLLPVQSLRNVISRSSLLNNLLAGAAYFGAVAYIPLFVQTVAGAHATTAGIVLTPMVVGWTVASIIGGRSLQKLGLELINKTGFLLLSIGFAGFILLIHTGIYALAVTGFIAGFGMGFGMLTTLLLVQDNAPKNELGAATAAAMYARTIGGALGVSLISLVLTQSEGISPAQLIREFQQGFFLSFLLAVATLVISVWKIRLPAHQIVKNPAPTTTDRATTRSESD from the coding sequence GTGAATCCCCAAACTCTGGCAACCATTGGCCTGATTATCGGCATCTTCTTGGAGGCGCTGGAAGGAACGGTCGTGGCAACCGCCATGCCCGCCATCGTCAACGACCTGGGCAGTCCGCACCTGTATGCGTTGCCTTTTTCCATCTATCTCCTGACGCAGACGGTTTCCAGTCCGTTATGGGGTCGCGTGAGTGATTCAGTCAGTCGGAAGCGGCTTTACCTGATTGGCGTGATTTTATTTTTGATCGGCTCGGGATTGAGCGGGGCGGCGCACAACATGCCGTGGTTGATCACCATGCGGGTCATTCAGGGCTTGGGCGCGGGTTGCGTGCTTACCTTGACCTTCACGTTGATTGGCGGCATGTACGCGCTACATCAACGCGCCCGGGTGCAGGGCTACATCAGCGGGGTCTGGGGCATTGCCGGATTGCTCGGGCCGTTGACGGGCGGATTGATTGTGGATCACGTTTCCTGGCGCTGGGTGTTTTACCTGAACGTGCCGTTTGGTCTGGTGGCTCTGGTTTTGTGTGGCCTGTTTCTGCGCGAAAAAACCTCGCCCCGCCAGGCGTTCAGGCTCGATTGGCCCGGCACAATTTTTCTGATTCTGGGCGTGGGCCTGCTCGTCTGGGGGCTGGATCAAAAATTTCTTGGGATGATCATCGTCGGCGGGCCGGGCATTTTGCTCGCGCTGCCGTTTGAATTAAGACATCCCGCGCCGCTGCTGCCGGTGCAGAGTTTGCGCAACGTAATTTCGCGAAGCTCGCTCCTGAACAACCTGCTGGCGGGGGCGGCCTATTTTGGCGCGGTGGCTTACATTCCGCTGTTCGTACAAACGGTCGCCGGCGCTCACGCCACCACTGCGGGCATTGTGCTGACGCCGATGGTGGTCGGCTGGACGGTGGCCAGCATCATTGGCGGGCGCAGTCTGCAAAAACTGGGTTTGGAGCTGATCAACAAAACCGGTTTTCTGCTGCTATCCATCGGCTTTGCGGGTTTTATCCTGTTGATCCATACCGGCATTTACGCGCTGGCGGTGACGGGATTCATCGCCGGATTTGGCATGGGGTTTGGCATGTTGACGACCTTGCTGCTGGTGCAGGATAACGCGCCCAAGAATGAGTTGGGGGCGGCCACCGCCGCGGCGATGTACGCGCGCACCATTGGCGGCGCGTTGGGCGTCTCCCTGATTTCACTGGTGCTGACGCAGTCGGAAGGAATCAGTCCGGCGCAACTCATCCGCGAATTTCAACAAGGGTTCTTTTTGAGCTTTCTCCTGGCGGTGGCGACCTTGGTGATCAGCGTCTGGAAGATCCGTTTACCCGCTCATCAAATTGTGAAAAATCCGGCGCCGACGACGACCGATCGCGCTACCACTCGTTCGGAATCAGATTAA
- a CDS encoding cation:proton antiporter has protein sequence MPLLTSLLVLIVSARLMGGLFARYKQPSIVGEMIAGVLLGPAVFNVVHATDPLRGISDLAVFLVVLSAGLEMNSKDVLRAMSGKGLLVALLGFTLPLAAGIGIGAIFQLGVMRTVFLGLCVSITALPVAIRILDSFRLLNSEIARYSVVTAIVNDLVALLALGVILGLPQAGNALDVVIGVMFTGGKLILFAVLVSAFGSLLAWAERKGVAVHRVPERLVEIFGADALFGIVVLLVLVFASVSEVLGFHFVIGAFFGALLINKDLFLASRYSELEKTLNSVTSGFLAPVFFAYLGLEFSITKMGSPWFVGIVLVASLISKILAGWLGGRLIRLSNVDALGLGIILNGRGVMELVIASIALQHGLIGEGLFSTLILMGVVTTILTPVLFRKFILPHKMLGRNLAAEPAPTPMA, from the coding sequence GTGCCGTTACTGACGAGTCTGCTGGTTTTGATTGTTTCCGCCCGATTAATGGGTGGGTTGTTTGCCCGATATAAACAGCCTTCCATTGTCGGCGAAATGATCGCCGGCGTTTTACTGGGGCCGGCAGTGTTCAATGTGGTTCACGCGACGGACCCGCTGCGCGGTATTTCCGATCTGGCGGTGTTCCTGGTAGTACTGTCCGCCGGACTGGAAATGAATTCCAAGGACGTGCTCCGAGCCATGTCCGGGAAAGGACTTTTGGTGGCGCTACTGGGCTTTACGTTGCCGCTGGCCGCTGGAATCGGCATTGGCGCGATATTTCAACTCGGCGTCATGCGCACCGTGTTTCTCGGTTTGTGCGTTTCCATCACGGCGCTGCCGGTTGCCATCCGCATCCTGGACAGCTTCCGGTTGTTGAATTCGGAAATCGCACGCTATTCCGTCGTCACCGCCATTGTGAACGACCTGGTCGCGCTGCTGGCGTTGGGAGTCATTCTGGGATTACCGCAGGCCGGCAACGCGCTCGACGTGGTCATCGGCGTGATGTTCACCGGCGGGAAGTTGATTTTATTTGCCGTCCTCGTGTCCGCGTTTGGGAGCTTGCTGGCCTGGGCCGAACGCAAGGGCGTGGCGGTGCATCGCGTGCCGGAACGCTTGGTGGAGATTTTCGGCGCGGATGCGTTGTTTGGCATCGTCGTATTATTGGTGCTGGTGTTCGCCTCGGTCAGCGAAGTGTTGGGCTTTCACTTCGTCATTGGCGCGTTCTTCGGCGCGTTGTTGATCAACAAGGATTTGTTTCTGGCGTCGCGCTATTCCGAACTGGAAAAAACGCTGAACTCCGTAACCTCCGGATTTCTCGCGCCGGTGTTTTTCGCGTACCTGGGGTTGGAATTCAGCATTACCAAAATGGGTTCTCCGTGGTTTGTCGGCATCGTCCTCGTCGCTTCCCTCATCAGCAAGATTCTGGCTGGCTGGCTGGGCGGACGGCTCATCCGCCTCTCGAATGTGGACGCGTTGGGACTGGGCATCATCTTGAACGGCCGCGGAGTGATGGAATTGGTCATCGCCAGCATCGCTCTGCAACACGGTCTGATCGGAGAGGGACTGTTCTCCACGTTAATTTTGATGGGCGTGGTTACGACCATTCTGACCCCCGTGCTGTTTCGCAAATTTATCCTGCCGCACAAAATGCTGGGTCGAAATCTCGCCGCCGAACCGGCCCCGACGCCCATGGCTTAA